In one Chroicocephalus ridibundus chromosome Z, bChrRid1.1, whole genome shotgun sequence genomic region, the following are encoded:
- the GADD45G gene encoding growth arrest and DNA damage-inducible protein GADD45 gamma has product MTLEEIHGPEPVPAGHDWMQGAGKALHELLVSAQRRGCLTAGVYESAKLMNVDPDNVAFCVLATDEDDEGDIALQIHFTLIQAFCCENDIDIVRVNDVAKLAAIVGPSEESGETRDLHCILITNPNEDGWKDPALEKLNLFCEERRNVNDWVPTITLPE; this is encoded by the exons ATGACTCTGGAGGAGATCCACGGACCGGAGCCTGTGCCTGCAGGCCACGACTG GATGCAGGGCGCCGGCAAGGCCCTCCATGAGCTGCTGGTGTCAGCGCAGCGCCGCGGCTGCCTCACCGCCGGCGTCTACGAGTCGGCCAAGCTGATGAATGT TGATCCCGACAACGTAGCTTTCTGCGTGCTGGCTACAGACGAGGACGACGAGGGGGACATCGCCCTGCAGATCCACTTCACCCTGATCCAGGCCTTCTGCTGTGAGAATGACATTGACATAGTGCGGGTGAATGATGTGGCCAAGCTGGCGGCCATCGTGGGGCCCAGTGAGGAGTCTGGGGAGACGCGGGACCTCCACTGCATCCTTATCACG aacCCAAATGAAGATGGCTGGAAGGACCCAGCTCTAGAAAAGCTGAACTTGTTTTGTGAAGAGAGACGAAATGTCAATGACTGGGTGCCAACTATCACCCTGCCTGAGTGA